A region of the Oceanihabitans sp. IOP_32 genome:
AATTAAAGCACTACTGTTTATAAGCTAGTTAGACTCAAGTCTTTGTTCTTAATTCTAAAAGCGAAGCGGTCTTATGTCTTTTATCTAGGCATTGATGATTTTACACATCATTTTTTAATGTCAACTTGCCTATTTTTAAACCATTATTAATATTTAAAGGAGCTATTTTTCTAATTAAAGCACTGCTGTTTATCGGTTAGTTAGACTCAAGTCTTTGTTCTTAATTCTAAAAGCGAAGCGGTCTTATGTCTTTTATCTAGGCATTGATGATTTTACACATCATTTTTTAATGTCAACTTGCCTATTTTCAAACCATTATTAATATTTAAAGGAGCTATTTTTTTAATTAAAGCACTACTGTTTATAAGCTAGTTAGTCTCAAGTCTTTGTTCTTAATTCTAAAAGCGAAGCGGTCTTATGTCTTTATATCGGGCATTGATGATTTTACACATCATTTTTTAATGTCAACTTGCCTAATTTCAAAACATTATTAATATTTAAAGGAGCTGTTTTTCTAATTAAAGCACTACTGTTTATAAGCTAGTTAGAATCAAGTCTTTGTTCTTAATTCTAAAAGCGAAGCGGTCTTATGTCTTTATATCGGGCATTGATGATTTTACACATCATTTTTTAATGTCAACTTGCCTATTTTCAAACCATTATTAATATTTAAAGGAGCTATTTTTTTAATTAAAATACTGCTGTTTATCAGCTAGTTAGAATCAAGTCTTTGTTCTTAATTCTAAAAGCGAAGCGGTCTTATGTCTTTTATCGGGCATTGATGATTTTACACATCATTTTTGAATGTCAACTTGCCTATTTTTAAACCATTATTAATATTTAAAGGAGCTATTTTTCTAATTAAAGCACTACTGTTTATAAGCTAGTTAGTCTCAAGTCTTTGTTCTTAATTCTAAAAGCGAAGCGGTCTTATGTCTTTTATCGGGCATTGATGATTTTACACATCATTTTTGAATGTCAACTTGCCTATTTTTAAACCATTATTAATATTTAAAGGAGCTATTTTTCTAATTAAAGCACTACTGTTTATAAGCTAGTTAGTCTCAAGTCTTTGTTCTTAATTCTAAAAGCGAAGCGGTCTTATGTCTTTTATCGGGCATTGATGATTTTACACATCATTTTTGAATGTCAACTTGCCTATTTTCAAACCATTATTAATATTTAAAGGAGCTATTTTTTTAATTAAAATACTGCTGTTTATCAGCTAGTTAGAATCAAGTCTTTGTTCTTAATTCTAAAAGCGAAGCGGTCTTATGTCTTTATATCGGGCATTGATGATTTTACACATCATTTTTGAATGTCAACTTGCCTATTTTTAAACCATTATTAATATTTAAAGGAGCTATTTTTCTAATTAAAGCACTACTGTTTATAAGCTAGTTAGAATCAAGTCTTTGTTCTTAATTCTAAAAGCGAAGCGGTCTTATGTCTTTTATCTAGGCATTGATGATTTTACACATCATTTTTGAATGTCAACTTGCCTATTTTAAAAACATTATTAATATTTAAAGGAGCTGTTTTTTTTAATTAAAGCACTGCTGTTTATCAGCTAGTTAATTGCCCTTCTTATTTAAACTTAGAAAATCCTTTAAATACAGCTTTTGGTTTAATTGTAGTTTTGGGTGATGGTACATATGATATGTTTTACTTTGCATGTGCGTAAACATAGCACCTTTTAATTTGACTTCTTCTGAACTCAAAGAGGTATATGCAATACCTTCGTTAAATTTTAAGGGATCATATTTGTCATTAGGATTAGTCAATAGAATAATATATTCAAGAGCCTCTTTGTTTTTATCACTTGATTTTAATCGATCCTGTTGTAATGTATTCTCTGTTAAAAACACAGGAATCTCCATAAAGTTCTCAAGAGAGATTATCTCACTTTCTATCACTTTTAAGTCAAGTAACAATTTATGTTCTTCAGCTTTTAAAAAGCCAAAAAACTGAATGTTCCAGTTTCTAACTAAGCTATCTTGATTTGTTTCCAGTTGAAATATAACTGCTTTTTTATGAGGTGAAGTTGTTGAGTCGATAAATGCTTTAATTTGAAAACTTTTAATAACATCTATTTTTGTGTATTGGTTGCTCTGTTTTTCAATAGCCAAACTCCTCTCTTTTCCCATTTTTTTAGATGAGGTGTCCTCAAACAGAATGATGGCATAAACAATTATTGCCATACTTATAATACCAATAATTAGGCCTAAAAATATTTTCTTAAAAGCATTGAATGACGAAGGCATTACAAAAGAAACAATTAAACTGATAAAACAAATAATCATACCTGCATAGAAAAACAGAGAAGTAATATCTCCCAAACCTCTAGATTTATAAGTTTTTCCTAAAAAGTAAAATAAAATTATTCCTAAAAAAGAGAGGATGTGCGGCCAATATTTCATACTTGTAAGGTTTAATAAAGGTAGTATCTCACAAAGTGTTCAATTAAGTAGTTAAAACAAATATAGCAAAATTGTGCCTATATTAGTATTGTGCCTATATTAGTATTGAAGCCATCCCATTTTATTCATTTTCAAGCTTTTCCATTAAGATCTTTCCTAAAATATGGTTCTAGGTGAAAATTGCTTTTACGTTTTTTAACTTATTATCAATTGTTTATTTTACGTTCTCCATATGCAGAAGATGCCTGTACTAGCCTTTTGCCTGCACTATAGTCTTTGATGTGGTGTTGTGGTCAACTTATTCATTACCGTCTCAACAAATTCAACTCCTAAAAATCCAAAACACACCATTACCCATAAGGGCGAACCGACAAACACTGGTTCAGTCAACACGGCATTCATGTTGCATTCATGTTGGGTCGTACCGACCACACGAATGCTTAATTGTTACCTGTAGTTATTTTTTCCGATACACTATTAAATTATACTTAAATTCGGTTCCATCACTTTCTAAAGGCTCAAATACTTTCAATTCCGTTTGAGTGATTTCCGCAAATTCTATTTCGTTTTTCGTAAATTCTATTAATGAACCAGACTCTTTTAATTGTTCCAAAAGTCCTGGTGCAAGTTTATCAATCGGAACATTATATTTTGGTTCGTCATAAGTCATTCGAAATAGTTTGTGCTCTCGGTCATATTCCCATTTTCCAGATTCGCAATTATAGGGGTTTTCACAGCCCATTAATTTGTATGTTCCATCTTTTTCAATCCGCATATTTGGTCGCCAAACAATTTCATTTGCAGTTATCGTGTCATTTATAAAATGCATGATTTCAGATATTGTTTTTCCGTTACTATCTGTAAGTTTATCAAATTCCCACGTTCCTATAATCAGTTTCTCAATTTGGTCTGCACTTTTATTTGTTTTTGCTTCATCAATTAATTCCAAGTAGGTTTTAGTTGTTTGACTAAAAGTCAAAAAAGGTAAAAATATTATGGCAAGCAAGATGTTTTTCATAATTAAATGTAACGGCAGTCTATCTAATAACGCTCCCATAATTTTTAATTCATGAACTAAAATACAGAATTAGTTTTAAACTTGGATTAATCATTGATGGTTTGTCTTTATAGTGACAAACTGAATTGCCAACCGAAAAAAATAGTACTTCTCGAAACAAAACAACTCTAACCACATTTATCCTTGCACAAATTCATCGTTCTACCAATAGAGGGCAAATTAACAGAATATTCAGCTCTAGCCACTAGGTGAGCCGAATATTTCGTTATTGGTAACTGGCATTATTTTAATAGCTCTGTTAATTTTTCGTTCAATTCTTCTCCTCGCAAATCTCTCGCTATTATTTTTCCATTTTGGTCAATCAGAAAGCTGTCTGGTATTCCTTCAACTCCATAAATCAAAGAGGCTTTACTTCCGTTGCCTTTAAAATCGTTTACGTGATACCAATTTAGTTTGTCTTTTTCAATTGCTTTTATCCACTTTTCTTTGTTTTCGTCCAAGGAAACAGCAAATATTTCAAATCCTTTAGTTTTAAATCTATTGTAAGTTTTTACAAGATTTGGGTTTTCTTTTCTGCAAGGTGCACACCAAGAAGCCCAAAATTCTAAAAGTATAGTTTTGCCTTTTAAATCTGAAAGTTTTATTGAGTTCCCATTTTTGTCATTCATTTCAAAATCAATAAAATGTTGTCCAATTTCTGCTACATCATTCAGTTTAATGTAAGTTTCAATTATTTTCCCGTATTTAGATGTTTTATTTTTTTCTGAAAGTTGGTCAAACAATTCTTTAGTTTCCTTTTTCCCGAAAGTTGTTGAGTAGGTAGATAGCGTTTCAACACTAACAATACTATTTGGATGTTTTTGAATAAATTCTATTTCTTTTTTTCTTTGATTTTCTTCTGATAGATTTTCTAGTTCTTTGCGTAATTTTTGTCCTAAATTTTCTTCATTCGAACCAGTTACAATTGCATTTTCAAAATCGGTCAGCGAAGCATCAAAGGCCATAGCATTGTTTTCCAGCCAAAGAAAACGGTAATTGGAATCGTCATTTGTTCGTATTACTACGTGCAATGGTGAGTTTGTTAATTTTGTTTTGAAAACAAAAGCATTATTTTCAACTAGTGTAGAATCGATAAGGTCAACACTTTGACTGTCCGCATTGTCCAAATAAACCCATGTTCCGTTTTCGATTCCATTTGTTTTTCCAGTCAAAGAAAATTCAGTATCAGTTCTTTCATTACAGGACGTTATCAATAATAAAAATATTCCTAAAGCTACTAATTTCATCGCTGTTCGTTTTGCTGTCTCGTCCTAAAATACGTCTACAGGTTATTGATTCAAATTAAGTTGTATTTTGGTACTCGTTATTTATTCGTTCAAACTCCAAATTAATGCCTTTTCTTTTGTGGCTCTAAAAATAGTACTATGTTGTTCGTTTGGTTCATCTGAATATTTCCATGTTATATTTTTTGGTTGTTCGGTTTTAATGATTTCACTTAATTCAGTAATAAAAGGGGTTTCTTTTTGAACACTTGAACCTGCAAACCAAAATCTCTTCATATTATGACGCGTATTATTCTTAAAATTCTCCTTTGCGTTTTTTACTAATGATTGGTTGTTCCACCATAAGGCTGGATCCATAGCGATATAGAAATCGAAAGTTTCGGGGGCAAGTTCTAATGTTTCTACAACGAAAAGTCCTGCCAATGACTCTCCAATAATTCCTTCATAATTTTTTGTTCGATACCTTTTATTTATTTCGGGTTTCAGTTCTTCTTGAATGAATGCTCGAAATTCTGTGGATTTTCCAACATTAGATGCTATTTTTTTTTATTCTTCGTTTTCAGTTGGACCAGTTAAATCTCTTTTACGTTCTGTATTTTCAATTCCGACTAATATAACTGGCGGAATTTTTCCATTTTCAACGAGTTCAGCTATTGTATTCGCAATATGCGGAAAATCTTCTTTAATTCCACCGTCTGGCATATATACAACTGTCAAACTATCGGTTGACTGATTGTAATTAGGCGGTGTCCAAATATTGATTATTCTATCTTCATTTAGCAAATTAGAAGTAATTGTTAAACTCTCGTATATCGGGACTGGGTCGCTGTACGTAGTTCCTTTGTTTTTACAATTAACCATAACGAAAGCAATAATTGAAATGCAAAATAGTTTTTTCATAAGTCTGTTTTTTTAATGATTGCTAACGTTTGTGTTTATGGTTTTTTGTGTGTTTAAGCACTAATTTGGCAAATAATCACCTACCAAGAAAATCCGCGAGGACTTTCGTAAGTTGGCAAGAACTAGCCATTAATTATACACATTGCGCCTGTTGCACAACTGTTTGCTAAATATACAGGAATTTCGTATTTGTATTAATGCAAGACACAAAAATATTTCAAGAAAAGCTGTTTAGTAATTTCCAGTTGAGCGCTCGCGTTCCAAAAGACAATTTTTACCGCAGATTATCATCGGTTTTAAATTTAGAATTCCTTCATAGAGCAACCCAAGTGTATTATGTAGCTGCTTTCAGAAAAGCATTGACCTGGTAGTCTTCTTTAAATTTAAGAAAAGAAAAATCAAACAAAAAAGAAGGCATGCCGTGCCTTAAAAAAGGTTTGTATGGGCTGCCCGATTCGCAGTGCTTGTTTAGGGAAATCGGCGCAAGAAAAAAAGTTCACCATTACATATTACAAGGCTGAGTACGACCGCAATATAGCCCGAGCAAACAGTCCTAAAGGGCGTTATATGAAAGGGAAGCGGCAAAGTACAGTAGAGCCTGTATTTGGAACCTTAACTCAGTTTTTAGCAATGGGAAAAGTAAACACTTTGGGACTAGCACAAACTAATAAATGTATGCACATGTCTGCAATTGCCTATAATTTAAAGAAATATATAAATTTTGTTAACAAAAAGCCCAAAAGCATAGCAGGGGTTATTTGTGTATTCTAAACTAAAGTAAACTGGCTAATAAAAGGCTATATAAAGCATTCTAAACAAGTCTTAAATACCCTTGACATAAATGGTATGTTTTTAAAAACGGTGACTAATCAGTTTTAGTTAAATTTTCCTAGAGGGTTGTGCAACGGTTACTGATGTTACCATAGTATTTTATTCAGATTCTAATTTTTCATTCAAATCTTGTCTTCCTACAATTGCTATTATTTCGACAATATTTTCATTAATTTTATAATAAATACTATCAACTCCACATACGCATCTTCTATATCCCTTTTTTATATAGTCAACCGATTCAAAAGAAAAAGGTCGTTCGGCAATAATGTCAAAATATTCAAAAAATGACTCAAAGTATTTGACCGCTTGCGTCATTCCGAATTTTTCAACTCCGTAATGATGAATCCATATCAAGTCATTTTTTGCTTCGTTTGTCAGTTTATATTTAGCCATTTAGCAAGGACTTTGATTGGGCTAAAATACTCTCTTTACTATCATTTGTAAATCCACTATTTTCAGCCTTTTCTAGTTTTGCTCGAATCCAGTCAATTTGAACTTGTTGTTTTCGGGCTTGTCTAATCAAATCGTTAACTAACTCGCTTTTGCTTGAATATTCTTTATTGTCCACTTGAGTTTTTAGCCATTCATCGTTCGGCTTTGTAAATGATATACTTTGTCTTGACATAATTTCATTATTTGGTGTAAATATACACCAAATTCGAATCATTTCCAAATTGTTGCCAACGTGTTTACATATGATTTGTTCCTTGAATTTAGCACTTAATTTAATAAATAATTACTGACAAAAAAAACCCGCGAGGATTTTCGTAAGTTGGCTTGCACTAGCAATTAATTATATACGGTGTTGAACTAAACCTAAAGGTAGCTTCACGAGACAGTTTTATCACGATTCACTACCTTTAGGATCAAGGTTTAATCTAATACTCAATATTATGAAAAAAAAATTACACTCTCATTGAAAGGGCTATTATTTCCGTTCCAGAGTTTTCAATACTCTACCACAAACTCAAACGGTCTGTTGAGCTCGCTGGCAAAAGCCAGAGCACTCTTACCAACTATGCTCGCTGTTTAGCGCACATCGCACTCCATTTTAACTGTAGTCCACTTGAGCTCGATGAGGAACAGATCCTGGACTATCTACACGTTTTAAAGTCACAACACAAGACCCCCTCAGATAGTTTTTTCAAGCACACTGTTTATGGGCTGCGCAAAGAGCTGGGAAAATCACAACCCGCTTCATTTTACGAAAGCCTGTTCAAGAACCAGTGGGTGGTCTATTGCAAACGCCCATTCTTTGGGCCTTCATAGGTAGTGGAATATCTAGGGAGCTATACCCATAAAATTGCGATAAGCAACCATCGTATAAAAAGTCTTGAAAGTGGAAACGTACGGTTTATGGTAAAGGATTATCGCCAAGGGGGTAAGAAGTCGGTACTTGCACTATCCGATGCCGAGTTCATCAGGCGTTTTTCATTGCATATCCTGCCCAAAGGGTTTACCCGCATCCGGCACTATGGTATCTTGAGCAGCTATTATAAAAGAACCATAATCCCAGAACTACAAAAAGATCTGGGCAGGCCAGAACTAGCGGAAAAAGTACTTTTAAAGCACCGCAAGTGTTCCAGCTGTAAAAAAGGAAACCTGGTTACCATTGCAACCTTCCCCGCTCGTGGACCACCGAATGGTTGGCGCGAACAGATCGAGAAACACCTAAACAGACCAATATGAAAAAAACGCAAAACCGACGTAACGGGACTGCTATGGCCAAAACTGAAGAAAACACATCAAAGCAGTAATGAACAAGGAAAAGTAAGTCCTAAATCTGCCATATTCTTTTAATATTCCAAAGAAAGGGAGGTCAAAAACTCCCAAAACAGAAAAAACCAACTCCTAAAAATCCAATCCAAAACAGACCATTCCCCATAAGGGCGAACCGACAAACACCGGTTCAGTCAACACGGCATTCATGTTGGGTCGTACCGACCACACGAATGCTTAGTTGTTATGCACTGTTATTATTGCACGTTATTTCAAATGTTTCTTTGAATAGCCGACTTCTTATTGGATAACAACTTTTTAAGCCATCCCCATCAAATATTTCAAAATATACATTGAATTTTTCGGAGTTAGAAAGCTCTTTTTTTGGAATTACTATTTTGAAAATAACATGGTTTTTCTTTGAATTTTCTGAAACTCCAAAGTTCTTTTCACAAGTTGATCCTGACTCAAAGTTGCATGTTGTTAGTATACTTTCAGTATATATTAATGATTTACATACTTGATAGTTATTCTCTCGTTGGTACGGGGAGAAAGCTCTATCAGTCAATGAATCTATTACTTTATTATTATTGAAATCAACCCAAATGTGGTAATGATCTATTCTTGGCCATTTTCCTTCGATATTATTTGATTCATCTCCAATGAGATCAAAAGTGAATTCCACGGTTTCGTTTTTGCATTTATAAGAAATCACGTGCAAATCATTTCGTACCAATTCACGTTCGTTTTCAACTATTAATAATTGGAAAAATAAGATTAAAAAAAATAAATTTACATTAATTGGCATTAGATTTTTTTGTAAATATGGGCAGTAAGACTAATAACGCTACCATAATTTTTAATTCACGAACTAAAATACAGAATTAGTTTTAAACTAGGATTAATCATTGATGGTTTGTCTTTATAGCCACAAGCTGAAATAGCTAACTAAAAGATAGTGCTTCTTGAAACAAAACAACTCTAATCACATTTATCCTTGCACAAATCCATCGTTATACCCATAGACGACAAATAAACCGGATTCGTTAACACGATATTTAGCTCTAGCCTATCGGCGAGCCGAATACTTAGTTATTGGCAATAGTTTTACTCTCCAACTAACTTCAAATATTGTTTAGGTTTATATTCTATAATCCGCTTTTCAATCATATTATTCACACAGTTATTTACTTCATAAGGATAACAATAATGAATTTTGTTTTTTGTTAATTCATTATAGATGTTAGATTTGTAACAATTATTGTTGCGAATAATATCTTTAATCTTGTCTTTGATTATTCGATTTAAACCAATATATTTTTTAGCATATTCATTGAGTAAATCATCTTCAATGTTTAGGAATCCAACCTCAAAAATTATTTTATCTTCTATTTTTGTAAATAATGAATTAGGAATTCTAATAACTTTGTTACTTTCAAAATCCTCATTACTTGTAAAGAAATCACATATTCCAGACCAATATTTTTCTATAGTGGATATAGATATAAAATAAAAAGTAGGTTCCTTTGAAGTGTTTATTTGTTGTCTGTCTGTAAATGCCAACCAAACAGGCATTAAAATAGAGTTTTGTAAATTCCTTAATGCTTCAAATTCTGATGTAAATAGTGTGAAATATTTA
Encoded here:
- a CDS encoding TlpA disulfide reductase family protein codes for the protein MKLVALGIFLLLITSCNERTDTEFSLTGKTNGIENGTWVYLDNADSQSVDLIDSTLVENNAFVFKTKLTNSPLHVVIRTNDDSNYRFLWLENNAMAFDASLTDFENAIVTGSNEENLGQKLRKELENLSEENQRKKEIEFIQKHPNSIVSVETLSTYSTTFGKKETKELFDQLSEKNKTSKYGKIIETYIKLNDVAEIGQHFIDFEMNDKNGNSIKLSDLKGKTILLEFWASWCAPCRKENPNLVKTYNRFKTKGFEIFAVSLDENKEKWIKAIEKDKLNWYHVNDFKGNGSKASLIYGVEGIPDSFLIDQNGKIIARDLRGEELNEKLTELLK
- a CDS encoding type II toxin-antitoxin system RelE/ParE family toxin encodes the protein MAKYKLTNEAKNDLIWIHHYGVEKFGMTQAVKYFESFFEYFDIIAERPFSFESVDYIKKGYRRCVCGVDSIYYKINENIVEIIAIVGRQDLNEKLESE
- a CDS encoding type II toxin-antitoxin system ParD family antitoxin; this encodes MSRQSISFTKPNDEWLKTQVDNKEYSSKSELVNDLIRQARKQQVQIDWIRAKLEKAENSGFTNDSKESILAQSKSLLNG
- a CDS encoding phage integrase N-terminal SAM-like domain-containing protein, translating into MLYHKLKRSVELAGKSQSTLTNYARCLAHIALHFNCSPLELDEEQILDYLHVLKSQHKTPSDSFFKHTVYGLRKELGKSQPASFYESLFKNQWVVYCKRPFFGPS
- a CDS encoding transposase, whose amino-acid sequence is MEYLGSYTHKIAISNHRIKSLESGNVRFMVKDYRQGGKKSVLALSDAEFIRRFSLHILPKGFTRIRHYGILSSYYKRTIIPELQKDLGRPELAEKVLLKHRKCSSCKKGNLVTIATFPARGPPNGWREQIEKHLNRPI